The uncultured Desulfobacter sp. genomic interval TGATCCGTTCTGTCTCCGTCCTTAAGTACGATGGCCTGAACTTTATCTTCCTCAGCAACAAGGAATACGGCTTTGTCAAACATCGTATCGTAATTTTCAAGTTGAACCGGATAACCGTTCTGATTCAGTGGTTCTTCCCGGTGGCTTTGCATGGAAAACCAGATGAAAATGCCGAAATCCTGGTGAAGCTGCTGCAATTCAGAAAGCACTTTCGAAAGATCGGTATCAAAATCGAGTCCGTCAATGATCATCAGGGTCGGCAGGGTAAGGTCCGCCCCTTTAAAGCTATTCAGATAATCTTTGAGTTTGTTTACATTAAATGTTGACTCGTTGTATGCAATCCCTGTTTTGTGATGTTGTATCTCATCCCACAGACATTCGGCAATCTGGGCATCAACATAACCGATGCTGTCGATGAGGCTGGCGTAGCCTTCATTGTATCTGACGGCTATTTTTTCTATGGTGTCAGATAAACTGATATGAAGCACTTTTTCATCACTTAGCAGGCGTGTCAGGGCAATCTGGACCAAAAATCCGGTTTTGCCGACACCGGCCCGGGAAAGTACGGCACCGAACTGGCCATCCATTATATTTTCGGCACCAATGGTTTTTTCTGCCGGGCTTCTTAAAATGAGGTCATTTTTAAGCATGTTTCCTCTCTTTATATCAAAAAGTCTTAAAGAATCTTATTTGTTTTTGGCTGCTTTTTCTTCGGCTTTTTTCTTGGCAATTTCGTCTGCAATAGACTGGGGAGCCTGTTTATACGAAGAAAATTCCATGGTAAACTGGGCCTTGCCCTGGGTGGCGGATCTTAAAATCGTTGAAAAACCGAACATGTCGGACAGTGGAACCTGGGATTCGATGACTGACATAACCCCTTCTTCCTGGGAACCCTGGATAATGCCTCGCCGCTGGTTGATCAGTCCCATGCAGGCACCTTGGAACTCACTGGGCGTTTCAATGACCACCTTCATAATCGGTTCCATGATAACAGGTTTTGCTTTGTTGTAAGCCTCAAGAAAACCACCACGAGCTGCTGACTGAAATGCCATCTCAGATGAGTCAACGGCATGGTAGGCACCGTCTTCTAAGGTGACCTTGATGCCGGTTACGGGGAATTCAAGGCTTGGGCCCTTTTCAAGACAGCCCTCAAAGCCCTTTTCGCAGGCCGGAATATATTGGGTGGGGATGCGGCCGCCGGTAATTTTGTTTACAAATTCAAATTCTTCTTCAGTAGGTTCAATAAAGCCTGCGACACGGCCAAACTGACCTGCACCACCGGTCTGTTTTTTATGGGTATAATTGAAGGGGGCTTTTTTAGTAATAGTTTCTCTGTAAGCAACCCGGGGTTGGCCTGTGGCAACTTCGGCCTTGTATTCACGTTTCATGCGCTCCACGTATACTTCCAAGTGAAGTTCGCCCATGCCCTGGATAATTGTATCTCCGGTTTCATGATCTACATAAGTCTTGAATGTCGGGTCTTCCTTGGTAAACCGGTTCAGGGCCTTTGACATGTTGATTTGGGCTTTGTTGTCCTTGGGTGTAATGGACAAGGAGATAACCGGGTCCATAACGTGCATGGCCATCATGGAGTAGTTGACATTCGGTGAAACAAAGGTGTCGCCCGATGCACAGTCAATACCGAACATGGCACCGATATGGCCGGCCGGAATAGATTCCACATCTTCCATCTGGTTGGAGTGCATACGAATGAGACGTCCGATTTTAACCTTCTTGTGATCCCTGCTGTTGATCAGCGTATCTCCCTTATTCACACAACCCTGGTAGACACGGATGTAGGTCAGCTGACCGTACTGGCCATCTTCCAATTTAAAAGCCAGGGCCACAGCGGGTTTGTCGAAATCACTTTCCAGTACAACTGTTTCCTCGTTGTTATCCAGGTCAATGGCTTCGTTTCTAATATCCAGGGGACAGGGTAGGTAATTGACAACCGCATTCAGCAGAGGCTGAACTCCTTTGTTTTTGTAAGCTGAACCCAGAAATACAGGGGTCATCTCCCGGGCAATGGTGCCGGTCCTGACCGCAGCCATGATCAGCTCTTCGGAGATTTCTGCTTCTTCAAGAAGCGCGTCCGTCAGTTCTTCGGAGAACAAAGATACCTCATCAAGCATCTCTTCTCTGGCCGCATCAGCATCATCCTGAAGTTCTGCGGGAATGTCGGCCTCAACCATGTGTTCTCCATTGTCGCCTTCAAAATAGTAGGCCTTCATTTTTACAAGGTCAATAAGACCTTCATGCTTATCTTCAAGGCCGATGGGGAGCTGCATCATCACGGAATTGTGTCCGAGTTTGTCTTTAAGCTGCTTGCTGACTTTAAGCGGGTTTGCGCCTGAACGGTCACACTTATTGACAAACGCGATACAGGGAACTTCGTAGCGTTTCATCTGCTGGTCAACAGTAATGGACTGGGACTGAACCCCGGATACCGAGCAAAGGATAAGAACCACACCGTCCAGAACCCGCAGGGACCGTTCCACCTCCACAGTGAAATCCACATGGCCGGGTGTATCAATAATATTGACGGCATGTTTGTTCCATTCGCAGTGGGTGGCGGCAGAGGCAATTGTAATGCCTCTTTCCTTTTCCAGTTCCATGGAATCCATGACCGCACCTGTGCCGTCCTTGCCCCTGACTTCGTTGATTTTATGGATTCGGTTGGTATAAAAAAGAATCCGTTCAGTAAGCGTGGTTTTACCGGAATCGATATGCGCACTGATTCCAATATTTCTTACCCGTTTAAGATCTCTGATCATTTTGTTTTGTCCTTAAAAATAAAAAAATCCTTTGAAACAAATAAATATAGGAGGCGCAACCGTTGCCAAAGGCGCAACCGTTGCCAAAGGCGCAACCGTTATGTTTCATACTATAGTTTTATTATGATCTTGTTAAATTATCCCAAGAATATAAACATCAAATATAAAATAGAAAGAGATAAAATACACTATTTTTTAAGTAAAATCAAATGTAATTTTGTTTTTGTTGTTGAATTTCTGATAGACTGATTATAAGATTGATCAAAAAAAATACTGCCACGGGCTGGGCGGTTCCTACTCGAAAATCATTTTATAAAAATAATGGATAGCATATATTAATGAAGGAATTTTGCCATTATCTTGAAAAGGGTGCCAATGCGCTTGGGTTAAATCTATCACCGGAACAGACTGGTTTGCTGACCGCCCATGCCCAGCAGTTACAGCTTTGGAATGCCAAAATGAATTTGACCGCCATAAAGGATATCCGGCTTGTGGCGTATAAACATTTTGTGGATGCGCTGGCTGCGGCTCAATTTCTGGAACGGTCGTCACGAATAATGGACATTGGGTCCGGAGCGGGATTCCCGGCTGTTCCCATGAAAGTCATCTGCCCGAATCTTGATGTCACCATGGTGGATGCGGTGAGAAAAAAAGTCAGTTTTTTAAACCATGTGGTACGCACCTTAAAACTTGGCAACATCAAAGCGCTACATGCACGGGTGGAAGACCTTGCCAGGGATTCAGAGCATTTTCAAATGTATGACACGGTGACGGCCAGGGGTTTTGCCGATCTTGGGAAATTTGCAGAGCTTGCCGGTCCAATGCTGGCACCCGGCGGCAGAATTTATGCGCTGAAAGGCGCGAATGCCTTGGAAGAAATCTCTTTTGAGCTTAAAAACAAGTTTCAAATTACACATAGATCTTATATTCTGCCGTTTGTGGAAGCCCAAAGGGTTGTGGTTATTCTTCAGAGCCCGTCAGATTGATGCGAGAGTGTTCTAAATTCAGCTAAATTCTTGACTTTTGCCCTTGCTGCCATTACAAAGAAAAGTTCATTAATTAAGACTTCAAACCAGATCCGAAAGGCAAAAGGAATTTAGGAATAATGGATTATAAAAAAACACTGAACCTGCCTTCTACTAAATTTGCAATGAAGGCCAACCTGCCCCAGCGAGAACCTGAGATGATCAAAGCCTGGGAGCAGAAAAAAATTTATAAAAAACTGCGGGAACAATCCAAGGACAAGCCCCTTTTTATTCTCCATGACGGTCCTCCCTATGCCAACGGCCATCTTCATATGGGCCATGCCATCAACAAGATATTAAAGGATATTATTATCCGGTCCCGGCAGATGTGCGGTTTTAATGCGCCTTATGTTCCGGGTTGGGACTGTCACGGCCTGCCCATCGAACATAATGTGGACAAAAAGCTGGGCAAAAAGAAAAGGGACATGACCCCGGTAGAGGTGCGCCGGGAATGCCGGGCCTATGCGGCATCCTTTGTGGATATCCAGAGAGAAGAGTTTAAGCGCTTCGGGGTTGCAGGGGAGTGGGATGAACCTTACCTGACCATGAATTATCCCTATGAAGCACGTATTGCTAAAGAGTGTGGTGAATTTGGCCTTTCTGGAGATATGTTCTTGGGTAAAAAGCCCATTTATTGGTGCTGCAATTGCCAGACCGCTCTGGCTGAAGCTGAAATTGAGTACCACGATCATACCTCCCCATCCATTTATGTTAAATTTCCTGTGAAGGATGATATCAAAGATCTTTTTGATGCCGATGGGGAAACTGTGTCCGTTGTAATCTGGACCACCACCCCATGGACCCTTCCGGCCAATCTGGGTGTCTGCCTGCATCCTGATTTTGTTTATGCGGCGGTAAAAACACAAAACCAGGGCATTTTGATCATGGCCAAGGAGCTTGTGGAAAATGTGATGGGTGAATTTGGCATAACCGATTATTCCATTCTTGCTGAACTGTCTGGAAAGGATCTTGAAAGCCGTAACTGCAAGCATCCTTTTTATGACAGAAATTCACTGATTATCCTTGGGGATCATGTCACCCTTGAGGCCGGGACCGGCTGTGTTCATACCGCCCCCGGTCACGGTGCCGATGACCATATTGCCGGCAAACGCTACGATTTGGACTGCTATTCCCCTGTGGAGGACAACGGTACATTTTCCCAAGGAGTAGAGTTATTTGAAGGCCAGTTTATTTTTAAGGCCAATGCTGAAATTAATAAAACCCTGGAAGAAAAAGGGGCTCTGCTCAAACAAGAAAATATGTCTCATTCCTATCCCCACTGCTGGCGCTGTAAAAAACCCGTTATTTACCGGGCCACACCCCAGTGGTTTATCTCCATGGACAACCTGGGACTGCGGCAAAAAGCCCTTGATGAAATCAACAATGTCCATTGGATTCCGTCCTGGGGCCGGGAGCGTATCTATTCCATGATTGAGCACCGGCCGGACTGGTGCCTGTCCCGCCAGCGTTCCTGGGGGGTTCCCATTCCCGTATTTCACTGCACAAAATGTAAAAAGGTGCATGTAACCCGGGAGTCTGTGGACCGTATCCATGAACTTTTTAGTGAATTTTCTTCGGACATCTGGTTTGAAAAGGATGCTGAGTATTTGATGCCTGACGGTGCGGTATGCGAAGACTGTGGTTCAACAACCTTTACCAAAGACCAGAATATCCTTGATGTCTGGTTTGACTCAGGTGTCAGCCATGCTGCCGTATTAGAGGAAAGAGACGGCCTACAGCGTCCGGCGGACATGTACCTTGAAGGCTCTGACCAGCATCGAGGATGGTTTCATTCTTCACTTCTGACGGCTGTGGGCAGAACCGGCCATGCTCCATACAAGGCCGTACTCACCCACGGGTTTGTAGTGGATGAAAAAGGACATAAGATGTCCAAATCCGTGGGCAATGTCGTGGCCCCGGACAAGGTGATCAAACAATACGGTGCAGACGTGTTAAGGCTTTGGGCGGCGTCAGCCGATTACCGCGGGGATGTGAGCATCTCCGATAATATCATCAAGCAGCTTTCCGATGCCTACAGACGGATCAGAAACACCTGCCGGTTTCTTTTGGGGAACTTCACCGGATTTGACCCTTCCCAGATCAGGCCGATTGAAAATATGGCGGAGCTGGACCGGTTCATTCTCCACCGTCTGCATTATGTGGTAAAACGGTGCCGGGCGGCCTATGATGCCTATGAATTTCATGTGATCTACCATACCCTTCATAACTTTTGCGTAGTGGATCTTTCCTCTTTTTATCTGGATATTATCAAGGATCGTGTGTACACAAATCCT includes:
- the ileS gene encoding isoleucine--tRNA ligase; the encoded protein is MDYKKTLNLPSTKFAMKANLPQREPEMIKAWEQKKIYKKLREQSKDKPLFILHDGPPYANGHLHMGHAINKILKDIIIRSRQMCGFNAPYVPGWDCHGLPIEHNVDKKLGKKKRDMTPVEVRRECRAYAASFVDIQREEFKRFGVAGEWDEPYLTMNYPYEARIAKECGEFGLSGDMFLGKKPIYWCCNCQTALAEAEIEYHDHTSPSIYVKFPVKDDIKDLFDADGETVSVVIWTTTPWTLPANLGVCLHPDFVYAAVKTQNQGILIMAKELVENVMGEFGITDYSILAELSGKDLESRNCKHPFYDRNSLIILGDHVTLEAGTGCVHTAPGHGADDHIAGKRYDLDCYSPVEDNGTFSQGVELFEGQFIFKANAEINKTLEEKGALLKQENMSHSYPHCWRCKKPVIYRATPQWFISMDNLGLRQKALDEINNVHWIPSWGRERIYSMIEHRPDWCLSRQRSWGVPIPVFHCTKCKKVHVTRESVDRIHELFSEFSSDIWFEKDAEYLMPDGAVCEDCGSTTFTKDQNILDVWFDSGVSHAAVLEERDGLQRPADMYLEGSDQHRGWFHSSLLTAVGRTGHAPYKAVLTHGFVVDEKGHKMSKSVGNVVAPDKVIKQYGADVLRLWAASADYRGDVSISDNIIKQLSDAYRRIRNTCRFLLGNFTGFDPSQIRPIENMAELDRFILHRLHYVVKRCRAAYDAYEFHVIYHTLHNFCVVDLSSFYLDIIKDRVYTNPENSDTRKDAQTVMFMMLDALVKIMAPILPFTAEEIYTHMPLDDTKKESVHMEDMVSLDDSLEDRDLASKWENIRALRAEVTKALEEARTAKLIGHPLDAAVEIKLPQGDLEAQVASLDVDLNDIFIVSDARVVDTLDGDVYKGKEIEGLAIKVAKASGEKCERCWRFDENLGTDADHPTACPRCTQALKTILG
- the fusA gene encoding elongation factor G — its product is MIRDLKRVRNIGISAHIDSGKTTLTERILFYTNRIHKINEVRGKDGTGAVMDSMELEKERGITIASAATHCEWNKHAVNIIDTPGHVDFTVEVERSLRVLDGVVLILCSVSGVQSQSITVDQQMKRYEVPCIAFVNKCDRSGANPLKVSKQLKDKLGHNSVMMQLPIGLEDKHEGLIDLVKMKAYYFEGDNGEHMVEADIPAELQDDADAAREEMLDEVSLFSEELTDALLEEAEISEELIMAAVRTGTIAREMTPVFLGSAYKNKGVQPLLNAVVNYLPCPLDIRNEAIDLDNNEETVVLESDFDKPAVALAFKLEDGQYGQLTYIRVYQGCVNKGDTLINSRDHKKVKIGRLIRMHSNQMEDVESIPAGHIGAMFGIDCASGDTFVSPNVNYSMMAMHVMDPVISLSITPKDNKAQINMSKALNRFTKEDPTFKTYVDHETGDTIIQGMGELHLEVYVERMKREYKAEVATGQPRVAYRETITKKAPFNYTHKKQTGGAGQFGRVAGFIEPTEEEFEFVNKITGGRIPTQYIPACEKGFEGCLEKGPSLEFPVTGIKVTLEDGAYHAVDSSEMAFQSAARGGFLEAYNKAKPVIMEPIMKVVIETPSEFQGACMGLINQRRGIIQGSQEEGVMSVIESQVPLSDMFGFSTILRSATQGKAQFTMEFSSYKQAPQSIADEIAKKKAEEKAAKNK
- the rsmG gene encoding 16S rRNA (guanine(527)-N(7))-methyltransferase RsmG; this encodes MKEFCHYLEKGANALGLNLSPEQTGLLTAHAQQLQLWNAKMNLTAIKDIRLVAYKHFVDALAAAQFLERSSRIMDIGSGAGFPAVPMKVICPNLDVTMVDAVRKKVSFLNHVVRTLKLGNIKALHARVEDLARDSEHFQMYDTVTARGFADLGKFAELAGPMLAPGGRIYALKGANALEEISFELKNKFQITHRSYILPFVEAQRVVVILQSPSD